AAGGACTTGTTTCTTGTGCGGGGTTTCTCTCTTCCCTTGTGGGAAAAAACCTCCACCTTCATACCAACCCCAAGTTTAGTTTTGTCTGGGACAATAACTACATCAAGAGTTTGGAAGTGAATCGCCTCATCGATGAATCTGCTCCCAAAACTCTGTTTGAAGAACTGCATGCAGGTGAAGACGAAACGGAATCGGAAGAGGGTGGGGACATGGATGAAGAATCTGAGAATACAAATTCGGATGACTCGGATTCAGAAGCGGAATCTGAAACATCAACTGAGGATTCAGAAAACGATTCCGATTCCAACTCCAATTCGAAAACCACATAACTACTTTTTCCATAATCATTGTTAGGTGATTTGTCCTATGTCTAAAATCTACCAATCTGGATTTTTATTTGTTTATAAACCACCTGGGATCACAAGTTCCGATTTAGTTTTAAAAACCAAACGCCTTCTCAAACAAAAGTCAATCGGCCACACGGGAACCCTCGACCGGTTTGCCGAGGGCCTTCTTATTTTGCCCTGCGGCGACTACACTGCTTTTTCCCAAGTATTCCTTGGAAAAGACAAAACCTATTTTGCGGAAGTGGTTGTGGGGCTCCGCACCGATTCAGGAGATCCTGAGGGAGTGGTGGAAGTGGATGAAAGAGAAACTATCCTTCCTGTTTTTTCTTCCGAGTTTTCTAAAGAAAGATTGGAAGAGGAACTCGGTGGGCTCACCAAACTCAAATCTCAAAAAGCTCCTAAAATTTCAGCCCTCAAAGTAGGTGGCAAACGCCAATCCGATCTAGTCCGGGAAGGGTCCGTTGTGGAAGAAAAGGAAAGGGCCATTTCGATCTACAAAGTATCCGAGATCCAAAGGACAGATCTTGGTTTTTCCTTTCGGATCCACGTGAGTTCTGGAACGTACATCCGAAAAATTGTTTTGGATCTATCGGACAAGTGGGGGATTCCGCTTTCCTTGGGGCGGCTTATCCGCGAATCCATCGGAGAATTCGATTTAAACGGGGTAAAACCCCTGGAAGAAATCACCCATTTGGACCTACGCTCTTGGAAGGAAGTATTTCCGCTTCCCATCCGCATAGCCGACGAGGCGGAAAAAAAGGCCGTGATCCATGGGGGATACATTTGGGACAAACTCCCGAAGGCAGATGAAAATGGTTTTTATATCTTGGATTCTGACGAAACCACCATCCTTGCTTGGTGTTCTTACGACGGGAAACCGGACCACATTCCCTACCGTTACAGAAAAGTATTTTTTGACCCTTCCTTAAAAATTATGTTTTCTAAATGAGACCTTCTTAAAATCTGGACACTGTTATGATCACAAAAGAACAAAAACAGCAGATCATTGCTACTTTCGGTAGCAAACCAAACGACTCAGGTTCTGCAGAAGTACAAATCGCTCTTCTCGACTCTCGTATTAAAGACCTTACTGAACACTTCAAAGCTAATAAGAAGGACTTCCACTCTCGCCGCGGTCTAATCGCTATGGTGAACCAGAGAAAGAGTTTGTTGGAATATCTAAAACGTTCCAACCTAGAAAGTTATAAAAAGCTGATTGAAAAACTCGGCCTTAGGAAATAAATCCTATGGCTACAGAGTTGACTGGTTCTTGGGGTAGAGACTCTATCACCATTGAGACCGGCAAGTGGGCGAAACAAGCTCACGGGTCGGTTGTATACAAAACCGGAAATTTAGTTCTCCTCGCCACTGTTTGTGCTGCGGAAGAACCAAAAGAAGGACAAGATTTTTTCCCACTTACTTGTGAATACACTGAGAAAGCCTACTCGGTAGGTCGTTTTCCTGGTGGATACTTCAAACGCGAAGCAAAACCTGCAGAACACGAAGTATTACTTTCCCGAATTTTAGATCGTCCCATTCGCCCTATGTTTCCAGAAGGGTACTTCTCTGAAGTACAACTTCTAGTACAAGTATTATCTGCAGACAAACAAGTTTCTGTCCAAGGGCATGCGATTAACGCAGCTTCGGCGGCACTTTCTGTTTCTTCCATTCCTTTTGCAGGCCCCATTGCTGGTGCTCGTATTGGTAGGATCGCTGGTGAATTCATTCTGAACCCCACAAACGAAGAGATCACAAGATCTGATTTGGATTTGGTGGTTGCAGGGACAAAAGAAGCCATCGTTATGATCGAAGGGGAAGCAAGCGAAATCTCTAAAGAAGATATGATGGCTGCTCTCCGTTTTGCCCAAGAACAACTAAAAGTTGCTGTTGAGATGCAAGAGACTTTGGCGGCAAAAAATGGAACTGTCAAAAAAGAAGTCGTTTTAAAAACTCCTGACAAAGAACTTCTTAAAAAAGTTCGTGAGTTCGCCTACGACCGTTTGGCGGCTGCAAACAAAAATTCTGACAAAGCAAAACGTAATGATGACATCAAAGCCATCAACAAAGAAACAGTAGAACATTTTAAAACCCTACTGGCTCCAGAAGACAAATCAAAAGATATCAAACATTACTTACATGAATTAGAATACGAAGTGGTCCGCGAACTAGTGCTAAACGAAGGAATTCGTTTTGATGGTCGTAAAACCAATGAAATTCGTCAAATTTCTTGTGAGATTGATGTCCTTCCTGGACCTCATGGATCAGCAGTATTCACTCGAGGACAAACCCAATCCCTGGGTGTTGTGACTCTAGGAACTACTTCTGACAACCAAAGATACGAAACTTTGGAAGGTTCCAAAGAAAAGAACTTTATGTTGCATTACAATTTCCCTGCATTCTCTGTTGGGGAAGTTCGTAGAAATTCAGGCCCGGGCCGACGAGAAATTGGTCACGGAAACCTAGCAGAACGTGCGATTAAAAAAGTCCTTCCGACGCAAGTGGACTTTCCTTATGTGATTCGAATTGTTTCTGAAATTTTAGAATCCAATGGTTCTTCTTCTATGGCTTCCGTTTGTTCGGGAACCTTGGCCCTTATGGCTGGGGGAGTTCCGATTTCTGGTGCCGTATCTGGAATTGCGATGGGGCTTTTCAGTGATGAAAAAGGTCGGTTTGCGGTTCTTTCTGATATCGCCGGAATCGAAGACCACTTCGGAGACATGGATTTCAAACTCGCAGGAACCAAAAAAGGCATCACTGCCTTCCAAATGGACTTAAAAGTCAATGGACTTGGTTTGGAAGTTTTACAAAAAGCCATCGAACAAGCAGAAGTGGGTCGCGATCATATCCTTGGGGAAATGAACAAAGCAATTTCTTCTGTCAAAGGCAATTTGAGTTTAAATGCACCGCGTATTACTCTGAAACAAATTCCGAAAGATCGAATTGGGGAGCTTATTGGTCCTGGTGGTAAAATGATCCGTGCGATCATCGAACAATCTGGTTCTGAGATTTCTGTAGATGACACGGGAAAGGTAACCATTGCCTCTCCAAGTGAAGAAGCGAAAGAAAAAGCCATTGCCATGATTGATGGAATCTTTGAAGAAATCGAAGTAGGAAGGATCTATGATGGTGTCATCAAACGAATCGCCGACTTTGGTGCCTTTGTGGAAATTTTGCCAGGAAAAGAAGGCCTCTGTCACATATCTAAACTAGATGTGAAACGAGTGCAATCGGTTCGTGACATTGTTACCGAAGGGGACAAGATCCAAGTGAAAGTGATTTCCGTTGATAAAATGGGAAAAATCGACCTTTCCAGAAAGGATGTTCTTCTAGACAACTAAACAGTCCCCAAACAATTGTTTGGGGGGAGTAACCAAATGGCATCCGTCATCGAATGCAAACGAACCGTTTTACCGAATGGGCTAACGGTTCTCTTCCAACCTATGAAACACGCATCCTCTATGGGGGTGGGTGTTTTTTTGAAACAGGGCAGTCTTGCCGAAACCAATTCCGAACATGGTTACTTTCACTTTTTAGAGCACATGCTCTTTAAGGATACAGAGCGTCGGACCAGTAAAGACATTGCCGAATCCATTGAACGTGTGGGTGGGATTTTAAATGGATCCACTGGGCGCGAATACACGCAGTACTATGTAGTTGCCATCAAAGACCAAGCGGAGCTTGCTTTTGAAATCCTTTCTGATATGTTATTTCGTCCCCTTTTTCGCAAAGAAGACATCAAAACAGAGAAGGGTGTCATTATGGAAGAGATGCGTTCCTATGAAGATGCGCCCGATGATTTTGTCTATGATTATTACTTTCGCAATATTTTTGGAAAGTCACCTTACGGGCGTGATATCATTGGAACCAAAAAATCAGTCACAGGTGTCAGTGAAAAATCCATCCGCAGTTTTTTTGAGAAACACTATTTTCCCAAAAATATGGTAATCTCTGTTTCTGGAAATTTTACTTGGGAAAAAATTTTAGACCTCACAAACAAATATTTTTCCTTTGAAAATCCTAAGGGTAAACATCCGACAGAACTCATCATCCCTGCACCTAAGAAACATTATTCCAAACATCTGGAACGCCGAAAAATCGAACAGTTCCATATAATGCTTGGGGTGAATGGAAACAAAAGGGACTACCGAACGGTCACTGTCACCCAACTCATCTCCACCATCCTGGGTGGGGGAATGGCATCACGACTCTTTCAAAACATCCGCGAAAAAGAAGGGCTTTGTTATAGTATTTATAGTTTCCCTTCCTATTACAAAACAACAGGACTATTTTCCATCTCCTCAGCCACTTCCAAAGAGAAGGCAGCCCGTTGTGTGGAGCTCATTCTAAAAGAGTTAGAAAGTATTTCGAAAAATGGTTTTTCTAAATCAGAACTAGCAGATGCGAAATCAAACCAAATGGGTTCGATTGCCATCGGGTATGAACTCCCCGAGAACCGAATGAACAATATTGGCCTCCAAGAAATCTATTACGGAAAATACTTCTCATTGGAAGACCGAATGAAATCGATCAAGTCTGTGACCTTAGAGGAAATCAATGAGACCGCGAAACAGTTGTTTGATTTGAAAAAAGTGCATTTGTCTTGTGTGGGGGATATGTCGGAAAGTCAATTCTCCAAAATCCCGGTGCAGTTGTAAATTTATGAAACCTCCCATTGTATCTCTCCAAATTGTAAATCCTGGGGCCGTCATTCCCGAATACAAAACACCTGGTTCTGCGGGTATGGACCTTTCGGCCTGTCTCACTGGTAATCTAATCCTTCCCAAAGGCGAAGTGGTCTTTGTCCCAACGGGCCTTGCCATGGCCATCCCCGATGGGTATGAAGGGCAAATTCGCCCGAGAAGTGGGTTCTCTACGAAAAATAGAATCATCATGCCCAATAGTCCAGGAACCATCGATTCTGATTATAGGGGAGAAATTCTCATCCCTCTCCTCAATTTGAGTGGAGCTGACTTTGTCCTCGAACCGGGAACCCGTGTGGCCCAGATTGTGTTTCAAGCTGTGGGTCAGTTGAGCTTGCAAGTCGTGTCAGAACTTTCGACCACAGAAAGGGGATCCGGCGGATTTGGAAGCACAGGAAAATAAGACATAACTCAGAAAAAAGACACTTAGCTTTTTGTAAACTCTACCGATAGAAAGCTGTAGAGGTGCCTTTTTATGATGCGATCCCTTTGGACCGGCGCTACCGGGATGATTGCCCAACAATTTCATATTGATACCGTTGCCAACAACTTGGCCAACGTAAACACTACCGGTTTTAAAAAGAACCGTGTGGACTTTGAAGATTTAGTCTACCAACACCAAGTCCTTGCGGGAACTCCAGCCACCTCTGTTTCCGAAATTCCGACTGGTGTGAATGTGGGTCATGGGGTGAAAGTCGCCGCCACACAGAAGTTATTCGAAATCGGTTCTTTCCAAGCCACTGGAAACAAACTCGACCTTGCCCTGACGGGGGAGATGGCATTCTTTAAAATCCAAATGCCTGACGGAACCTTTTCCTATTCGAGGGACGGATCTTTTAAGATCGATTCCAACCAACAAGTGGTCACCTCGAACGGATATCTACTCGAACCGCCCATCATCCTTCCAGAAAACGCCATCCTCAATACTCTTATGGTATCTGAAGAAGGGGAAGTCACAGTAAAAATTGGAAACGACATTCGTCCGACAACGATTGGCCAATTAGAACTCTACCGGTTTGTCAATCCAGCTGGTCTCCAAGCTGTGGGTAAAAACTTGTTTCGAGAAACTGTGGCTTCCGGTGCAGAAATTCCTGGAATGCCCTCGCAAGAAGGATACGGAAGTGTCCTCCAAGGATTTTTAGAAATGAGTAACGTAAAAATCGTAGAGGAGATGGTGAATATGATTGTGGCACAAAGGGCCTACGAATCCAATTCCAAAACCATCCAAACCTCGGATAACATGCTTTCTACGGCGATTGGTTTGAAACGTTAATGAAACTTTGGTTCCTCCTCTTTTTTAGTTTGGTTCTTTCTTTGTCACTCGGTGCAAAGGAAAAGGAGATTCGTCTCTATTTAAAACCCAAAACCATTGTGGGGAATAGTGAGATCCGTTTGTCTGATTTTACCAACTGGAAAGGAAACTGGAACCCAGTGTTGTTTCATAATTTACCATCCCCTCTGGTTTTAGATCCGGAAGAATTAAAGGCATCGCTAAACTCTCGTTACAAAAAAGAAACGGGAGAAGATCTTTTTTTGGAAGTGATGGGAAAAGAAGGTATTCTACTTCCGAAAACAAGTGTTGTCGGAAAAAAAGATTTAGAACGAAGTCTTTGGAAAGAACTGCAAGAGTCTGTTGGTGGTTCTCTCGGTGAAGAAGGTAATTCCATTCGTTTGAGTTCCGAAAAAGATTCGATTCAGACCATCACTGGTACAAAACTCGTATGGCGTAATACGGGTCGCACCCTCCATGCAGGAAAAAGACTTTTTCCCTTGGACTATTATTTTGAAGGGAAGATGGTGCACTCCGAATCCATTCCCTTTCTCATAGAAGAAAAGAAAAAAGCTTACTTCACCACAAGAGAGATTCCCTCCAAAGCAGTCTTAACGGATGCCGACGTGGCTCTAAAAGAATTTTTTACCGCAGACCATAACAGAGAGTATATGGACGAAAGTCCTGTGGGAAAAACAGCTCTCGGAGTTCTCACAAGTGACACAGCCATTGAAAGAAAACAAGTGAGAACCTTACATACGATAGAGAGAGGACAAGAAGTCCAATTAGTATATACTGCCGGAAATTTATTATTAAAAATCAAAACAAGGGCACTTGGTTCTGGGAACCGTGGGGATGAAATCCAAGTTTTGAACTTAGCCTCGCAAAAAATCATCAAAGCCCGTGTGCAAAATGAAGGGATCTGCCTTCTGGAAGAGTTATAAAGTTCTTATGAAATCAAATATACATTTAGATTCAAAATCTAATTTAAATTCAGGTGCAAATGATCAATTTAATGTGGATCATAATCAGATTGTTATCACAAAAAGGATTTCCTTCGAGAGAACTTCACTGGGAAGGAAATTTGTCATTTCGATTTCTGAACTTGCAGCCATTAGTTTTTTGACTTTCACTTGTCTTTCTATTTTGTCCGCAGATTCCTTATGGAAAGACAAAGATCCGTATTCGTATCCGAAAACCATCCAACCAGGAACGGTTGTCAAAGTAGTTTTAAAAAATGGACTTCGGGTAGAATACGAATCGGAATACAAAGCTACCTTTGATAATGATATCAAAACCGTTCCCGATAAAAAATTAGTCCCTGACCTACCGACTTATAATTCCAATTCCACTTATATGCGCTCCAAAGTGGGGAAATCAAAATCCCAAGGCAAAGTAGTGGGTGTGATGGCGGTTCTTGTCACAGGGATTGATCCAGGGACAGGAAATTTGGAGCTTGAGGGAAGTAAGGTATTTAACTTATCGGAAGAGAGGATTAACCTTCGTTTGTCGGGAACGATTTCCCCTGAAGATTTAGATAAAAATCGGTTTATTTCGAGTGATCTCATTGCCAACTTGCGAGTGGAATACCAAGGAACCTTAAATCCAAAAGAATTAACCAATCCCAATATCCAAATGAAACGAATTACCAATCCTGATGGAACGGTAACGGAAAAAGCGGAACTTTCTGAACCTGAAAAACAAGAAATTATCTTAAAGAATATCAAACGACTCTTAGGGGAAAGTGAGTGATCTAATGGCTATAAAAGAAATGAGTCAAATTTACTTAAGTATTTTGCTATGGATCCAATCTTTCCGGAATCAATGGGATGGCAATTCAACTTGCAATAAAAGTTTCGATCGGAATAGGAAACGTAAATCGATTACTAACAGTAAAATTTCTATACTCCGTAAAGAATTTAGTTTTGTATATCTCTTATCTTTGGTTCTTTTCAGTTTACATTCATTCCCGATATTTGCCGTCGAAACTCGCCTGAAAGATTTAGTGCGTATCGATGCCGTACGTGAAAACCAACTGACTGGTTTTGGTCTTGTGGTCGGACTGAATGGAACAGGGGATACAAAAAATCCTCTCACTGAAGAAGCCTTACAAAACTATCTTGCGGGCCTTGGTGTGAATACAAAAAAGAATCTAAGGGATGTGAAAAACACAGCTTCCGTTCTTATCACTGCTAATGTTCCCGTCAATCTGAAAGAAGGCGATAAAATTGATATTTTAGTCTCTTCTCTTGGAGATGCACGTTCTTTGGAAGGAGGAGTGCTCTTACAATCTCCCCTCAAAGCAGGAAATGGTGAGACCATTGCGGTTGGCTCCGGCGTACTTGTGTTTGGTGGAAAAGAAAAAAAACGAGGTGGGTCCGATAAAAAGTCGGGATCCAATACGGCCCTTGTTCCCATGGGTGCCATTTTAGAAAAATCCGTTCCCAATGCCCCTATCACTAAATCGGTCAAACTGACCTTACTCGAAAAAGACTACACAACGATGGGAGCCATTGTGGAAGCCATCACGAATGAACTTTCGATTGTTCCCGAGGTGGTATCTCCCACAGAAATTCTCGTTCCGCTTCCACTAAAAACTTCGGCTGTGAATGCAGCGGGGGAGATGGCTGCGGGTGAACCCAAATTAGATTTAGCCTTCCTCGCAAAATTAGAAAATTTAACTGTCAATTCCTCACCTGTAGCTCGGGTCGTGATCAACGAACGTACGGGAACCATTGTGATGGGAGCCAATATTGCGATTGATGAAGTGGCGATCTCCCAACAAGGTCTCACCATCCAGATTGCCAACCGTGACAAGGCTAGGTACTTCTTTCCCATCCAAGACGAGGGAAAAGGGGAATCGGTTTTCGTTTTAAAGGAGACCACCCAAGTCTCGGATGTTGTGGCAGCCCTCAACAAAGTGGGTGCCTCTACCCGGGATATCATTTCCATTCTGGAAGCTCTAAAAAAACAAGGGGCTTTAAAAGCAGAACTTGTGATTCAGTAATTGGGAAAATTGCCGATAGTAATAGAAGACATAATATGGACATTCACAAAATCCAAGACTACTCTGGAAGACTCAGCCGTTCTCAAGATGAATCCATCCTGAATCGGATGAAATCCTATTCGAATGATTTAGAAAAACCGAAAAAACAGGGTGTCTCTGATTTTCAAAACCTAATCGAAACCCATGAAGACCTTATGGGAAAGATAAGTTCGTCTTCCCTTCGAGTGCCACAAAACATTCGGGAGGAAATTAAAGAAGATCCTTATAGAAAAAAGCTCTATGATGCTTCTGTAGAGTTTGAATCTGTTTTTGTGAAGATGATGCTAAAAGAAATGAAAAACACCATCCACAAAGAAAAAATGATCGATGGTGGGTATGCGGAAGAAATTTTTGAAGACATGCTCTATGATGAGTATGCCAAAAACATTTCTCAAAACGAATCTATGGGGATTGCCGAAGAGATTTACAAACAAATGTCAGCATCTCTTCCGCCTGTCAAAAAGAATCCTTATCTATAGATCATTCGATTGGGAACAAAAGGAAAACCTTTGTGCCATCTTCCACCGATCCAATTAAATTAAATCTTTAAAAGATATCTTTTTCAGTTCTTCTTTTAACTTTCCCTCTAGGTGGTCGAGACTCTCGTTTAGCTTAGGAGAAATGTTTCTGAGTTCTTTAGGAGCTCCCAACTTGAAACTGGATGTATTTTCATACAGCGATACCAAATCAATTTGATCTTTGAGTTTTACCGGTGTTATTCGTTTGTCTTCTGTGGTCTCAACGAGTTTTGCATCGGTAAGTTTCTCTAGGATCTCGTTTAAATCTTTTTCGGGAATTAGAAGAGTTTTTCTTAAAACTGAAATTTTGATTAGCTCCCCATTTTTAGATTGGTGGTCATAAGTAAGAGCCAATACCTGGATAGTCTTGTAAAACTCATAAGAAAGATTACTGTCAATATCATCAAACGGGTGTTTGGGGAGGAGGTATCGGTCAGGAAACTGCAAGGTTGCTGTCACTTCGGCACCATAAAGAATGATGAGAGAAATGGAGTAAATGGCAAGTAGGGCAATTGGGATCGCAGCAAGTGCTTTATACACTAACATCGTTTTTTCTGTAAAGGATGTTAAGTAGATATTGATAAATCCCCAAAAGAAAATAATGAGGATGATCCCTGTGACTGCGGCACCAATCGAAGAGGCCTTAATCGGAACTTTGGTATTCGGTATGATATTAAAAATTAACAAGAAGAACAACCAAAGAGCAAGGAGGGGAAGGAGGATTTGGAAGATAGAATAAAGGGAAAAAAATCGTTTTCCCCCTTGGTACTTTTTCCAAATCGTTTGGCCTTTTGAATCATCTTCGACACGAATGATTTTATTGAATTCACCCACTCCCACAATACCCAACATTCCTTCATTTAAGGTTTCTGCCCCGTTTTGCGTTTCGATTTCTATTGTGTCTTCTACAGGTGCTCCCTCTGTTGAAACATCCACTACCTTGGTTTTTTTGGAGAGAAGGATCATGTCAAGGATCATTCCAGCCTTACCTTTGTAAGCCGTAGACCAATTTTCTCCTTCGTCTTCAGAGAGAAGAATGTCACCAAGGGAAGTAAGAATAAAAATATCGAAATCTTGTTTTTTTGGGGAAGTAAACACCCAGACTCTTTCATAAGAATACTTTCTGTGGCTTAAGTCGTTCCAGGTATAACCACCATCAGTGGTTTTAAAAATGGCTCCACTATCTCCCACTAAGAACCCTACATTTCGATTGAGGAATGCAATGTCGTTTAATGGTTTTTGAGAAATCTCTTGTGGGAAAAAGGTAGTCCCTCCATCGCTTGTTTTCCAAAGTCTGCCTTCACGGTCTAAAATAAATCCGTCTTTGTCAGAAAAGAAACGAACGCGGATCGGTGTAATCGCAGGGTCTGTGAATCGTTTGATTTCTTTAAGCGTTTTGCCAATTTCATACCGCAGTGTTCGGGTATCTTTGGTTAGGATGAAAAGTGTATCATAGTCAATCGCACCAAAGTCTGCCACTGTGATTCCTTTTAAGGAATGGAGTTTCCAATTTTTTCCTAAATCATTGGAATATAAAAAAGTTCCTTCTTCCGAAATGGAAAATAAATCATCACCAATGCTTCGAATTCTAAAAAAGTTTTCTTTGGATATGTCTGGTTTTTTGCATGTTCCCGTTTCGACGGTATCAAAATCTACACAAATCATATTTTCAAAATCGATACTGGAATTCGGAATGTAAGATACTGCTTTGTTCAATTCCTTGATTGTTCCAATATTTCCTTTTTCGCCGGCCACCCATATTTCTCCGTGTTTCGTTGAAACAATTGATTTTAAATGAGGAGAACGAACTGAATCTGATATTTTATCGGTAATGTTTTTCCCTACCACAAATAGGAGAGGGCCAAAGGAGATGAGAAAGAAATAAAATACAAATTTATTAATAAAATTTCGGTGTAGGTCAATTTTCCAAATGATATGAAAAGCTTTTTCGAGAGATCTTAAAACGGCTGTAGCAGAGAAGATAAAAACAACAAATCCCACTGCGCCAATTTGGGAAGCAGTTGAGATAATGTCTGTTAGGGTATCAAGATATGGAGTGATATCAAACTGAATATTATTTCGAAGAAGGTAAGAATTGATTTCATCTACCATTTCCCCTTGCCTGGTTTGGATTCCAGAAGCCACTGTAATTAGCGCAAGGGCAACCGTCAAAGTGGGAATGAGAGTGACAATGGTGGTATAGGCAAGGCTTGACCCGATGATAAGGCAATCGTCTTTCATAAAACGATGTACCGATACAAGCAGAACACGAATACTTAAGATGAGTTTTCGTTTCCAACCATCCACTTCTGGAATAACAGTCAGGCGGACAAGTAAGGGTGGTTTGGTTGTATCATTCATTTATGTTTACCTATTTTTTAAAAGCGTACAAAACGTAACTGGAAGTGATGGGGAATCCTTTCCTTTTCCATTTGGATTTACAATGGTAATACGAAATGCGAATCCATTGGAAGTAATCCTTCCAATTTTTGAAAGAACCCCTTGATTTTTGCAGTTTGGCTACTAAAGGAAAATCCACTCCGAAGTAAGATACAAAACGACTAAAACCAAGGTTCGTCAATATTTTTTTTAAGATGGTGTCTGAGTAATAAAAAACATGGCCAGGCATGTAGTAGTGATACTTTGGTCCTTCATTTTTGGCCTGCCAACCATCAAAATTGGCCGTTTGGAGGAGAAGGAGGCCCCCAGGTTTTAGAATACGGGAAAGTTCTTGGAAAAAAAACTTTGGATTTTCTATATGTTCGATCACTTCCACCATAGTGATGACACTGAAGTAGTTGTTCGGAAATTTTGCATCTTCTAAACTTCCGTTAAAAGTAGGAATTCCTTTTTCATTCGCATAACGAGAAGCATATTCTGAGATCTCAACCCCTTGGACTTGGAATCCTTCATCCCTTGCTGATTCTAAAAATCCTCCAAAAGAAGAACCAATATCTAAAAAGTTTCCCGAAGGTATAAACCTCTGGATGTTGCGAACCCTTGCTTTCCAAACATACGATGAGAATTTTTTATTTTCTCTTTCATCGATATAGGTATAGTCGGCTTTGCCTTGGTAATAGTCTTGTCCATACAATTCTTTTTGGTCGGGTCGTGGATAGAGGGCTTGGAGTTTACAATGTTTGCATTCCACAATCGACAACCCAAAATATTTGCCTGTGGTTTTATATAAGGGATGCCAATCACAAAGATGGTCGAGAGGGCATTCTTCGTTCAAAGAAAGGTTTTGATTCATTATTTTTGTGCAAGGAAAAACCAATGACAGATTCTTTCTTCCAATTTACCAAGGGGAGTTCGTTCTGAATACCCGATGGATACATGCGAAAAAATCGAGAGGAATTCTTTTAAGGCGTCGAGGGTGTAAGTTTCCGCATAACCACCGTTAAGATCGACTAAATTCATTTTTCCTTTGGAAAGACCTAGATGAGTATCTCCATCCGCACGAATGGAACCGAGTAAATATCCCCCCTTATCCAAAGAGGAATACAAAGAAGAGAGCAGTTTTTTTGCATCCTCCCTATGGTTGTAATGAAAGACTCCCCAACTCACAATCAGCCCAAATTCGTTGGGTGAAAAGGGGAGGTTTGTATCGGGTGTATGAATCCACTGAATCGGAGATGGATCCCCTTGTAATTGGTCAATCGTAGTTTTTGCAGTGTCACATGCAGTCACCTGGTAACCTTCATTCTGAAGGAGATAGGAATGCCTACCAGAACCACATCCAAAGTCTAGAGCATTTCGATTGGTGGGTTTGATCCGCGAAAGTAGGCGTACTAAATTTTCATCTGGAAAGGCCAATTTTGATTTTGGT
The sequence above is drawn from the Leptospira sp. WS4.C2 genome and encodes:
- the flgG gene encoding flagellar basal-body rod protein FlgG, whose amino-acid sequence is MMRSLWTGATGMIAQQFHIDTVANNLANVNTTGFKKNRVDFEDLVYQHQVLAGTPATSVSEIPTGVNVGHGVKVAATQKLFEIGSFQATGNKLDLALTGEMAFFKIQMPDGTFSYSRDGSFKIDSNQQVVTSNGYLLEPPIILPENAILNTLMVSEEGEVTVKIGNDIRPTTIGQLELYRFVNPAGLQAVGKNLFRETVASGAEIPGMPSQEGYGSVLQGFLEMSNVKIVEEMVNMIVAQRAYESNSKTIQTSDNMLSTAIGLKR
- a CDS encoding rod-binding protein, with amino-acid sequence MDIHKIQDYSGRLSRSQDESILNRMKSYSNDLEKPKKQGVSDFQNLIETHEDLMGKISSSSLRVPQNIREEIKEDPYRKKLYDASVEFESVFVKMMLKEMKNTIHKEKMIDGGYAEEIFEDMLYDEYAKNISQNESMGIAEEIYKQMSASLPPVKKNPYL
- a CDS encoding flagellar basal body P-ring protein FlgI is translated as MAIKEMSQIYLSILLWIQSFRNQWDGNSTCNKSFDRNRKRKSITNSKISILRKEFSFVYLLSLVLFSLHSFPIFAVETRLKDLVRIDAVRENQLTGFGLVVGLNGTGDTKNPLTEEALQNYLAGLGVNTKKNLRDVKNTASVLITANVPVNLKEGDKIDILVSSLGDARSLEGGVLLQSPLKAGNGETIAVGSGVLVFGGKEKKRGGSDKKSGSNTALVPMGAILEKSVPNAPITKSVKLTLLEKDYTTMGAIVEAITNELSIVPEVVSPTEILVPLPLKTSAVNAAGEMAAGEPKLDLAFLAKLENLTVNSSPVARVVINERTGTIVMGANIAIDEVAISQQGLTIQIANRDKARYFFPIQDEGKGESVFVLKETTQVSDVVAALNKVGASTRDIISILEALKKQGALKAELVIQ
- the flgA gene encoding flagellar basal body P-ring formation chaperone FlgA — encoded protein: MKLWFLLFFSLVLSLSLGAKEKEIRLYLKPKTIVGNSEIRLSDFTNWKGNWNPVLFHNLPSPLVLDPEELKASLNSRYKKETGEDLFLEVMGKEGILLPKTSVVGKKDLERSLWKELQESVGGSLGEEGNSIRLSSEKDSIQTITGTKLVWRNTGRTLHAGKRLFPLDYYFEGKMVHSESIPFLIEEKKKAYFTTREIPSKAVLTDADVALKEFFTADHNREYMDESPVGKTALGVLTSDTAIERKQVRTLHTIERGQEVQLVYTAGNLLLKIKTRALGSGNRGDEIQVLNLASQKIIKARVQNEGICLLEEL
- a CDS encoding flagellar basal body L-ring protein FlgH, with translation MKSNIHLDSKSNLNSGANDQFNVDHNQIVITKRISFERTSLGRKFVISISELAAISFLTFTCLSILSADSLWKDKDPYSYPKTIQPGTVVKVVLKNGLRVEYESEYKATFDNDIKTVPDKKLVPDLPTYNSNSTYMRSKVGKSKSQGKVVGVMAVLVTGIDPGTGNLELEGSKVFNLSEERINLRLSGTISPEDLDKNRFISSDLIANLRVEYQGTLNPKELTNPNIQMKRITNPDGTVTEKAELSEPEKQEIILKNIKRLLGESE